A single region of the Dunckerocampus dactyliophorus isolate RoL2022-P2 chromosome 3, RoL_Ddac_1.1, whole genome shotgun sequence genome encodes:
- the bola3 gene encoding bolA-like protein 3 — MLAVKGAGTVISALRILFRNQTVVLAQSWRCLSTQTDGEVRIIKVLKEKFPQASSLKVVDISGGCGAMYEVYIESSEFKGKRTIQQHQLVNQALKEEIQGMHGLRIFTDIPKQ, encoded by the exons ATGTTGGCTGTTAAGGGCGCCGGCACTGTCATATCCGCACTTCGGATTCTGTTCAGGAATCAG ACTGTCGTCCTTGCGCAGTCGTGGAGGTGTTTATCCACGCAAACTGATGGAGAAGTTCGCATCATAAAGGTACTAAAGGAGAAATTCCCCCAGGCGTCGTCGCTCAAAGTTGTGGATATATCAG GCGGCTGTGGGGCCATGTATGAGGTCTACATAGAGTCCAGTGAATTCAAAGGCAAGAGAACGATTCAGCAACACCAACTTGTTAATCAG GCACTGAAGGAAGAGATTCAAGGAATGCATGgactgagaatattcacagataTTCCAAAACAGTAA
- the vat1l gene encoding synaptic vesicle membrane protein VAT-1 homolog-like has product MAQEGPDMTEETECMIDRDVAKKLGGVESSGNVKEMRAVVLSGFGGLNKLRVTKKPMPEPQRGEVKIRVKACGLNFLDLMVRQGTIDCPPKPPLIPGFECCGIVESVGETTKRFEIGDRVMAFVNYNAWAEVVCAPEEFVYKLPEEMTFAEAAAFALNFVAAYMMLFEVANLREGMSVLVHSAGGAVGQAVTQLCSTLPNVTVFGVASSFKHAAIRDSVTHLFDRNADYIQEVKKISPEGVDIVLDCLCGENTGKGLSLLKPLGTYILYGASNMVTGETKSFFSFAKSWWQVEKVNPIKLYEENKVIAGFSLLNLLFKQGRSCLVKSVMDKLLCLYNQRKIKPVVDSLWALEEVKEAMQRIHDRGNIGKLILDVEKSPTPLMASDSTETSEAGEEEEEPEGDNDSKERMPFIH; this is encoded by the exons ATGGCACAAGAAGGACCAGATATGACGGAGGAAACCGAGTGCATGATAGACAGAGACGTTGCGAAGAAGCTGGGAGGCGTAGAATCTTCCGGGAATGTTAAAGAGATGCGGGCGGTGGTGTTGTCAGGCTTTGGGGGGCTCAACAAACTCCGTGTGACAAAGAAGCCAATGCCAGAGCCTCAGCGTGGTGAAGTGAAGATCCGCGTTAAAGCAtg TGGTTTAAATTTCCTGGATTTGATGGTACGGCAGGGAACTATTGACTGTCCTCCCAAACCACCGCTTATTCCCGGCTTTGAATGCTGCGGAATTGTGGAGTCCGTGGGTGAAACTACAAAGAGATTTGAG ATCGGTGATAGAGTCATGGCATTTGTCAACTACAATGCCTGGGCAGAAGTTGTCTGCGCACCAGAGGAGTTTGTGTACAAATTGCCAGAAGAAATGACTTTTGCAGAGGCCGCAGCATTCGCTCTGAACTTTGTCGCTGCCTACATGATGCTCTTTGAGGTGGCCAACCTCCGAGAGGGAATGTCAGTGCTGGTGCACTCAGCTGGAGGCGCTGTT GGCCAAGCTGTGACTCAGCTGTGCTCCACGCTACCTAATGTCACTGTCTTTGGGGTCGCTTCAAGTTTCAAACACGCCGCCATCAGAGACTCTGTGACTCATCTCTTTGACAGAAATGCTGATTACATACAAGAAGTCAAAAA GATATCTCCAGAGGGAGTAGACATTGTGTTGGACTGTCTTTGTGGGGAAAACACAGGCAAAGGCCTCAGTCTGCTGAAGCCATTGGGAACGTACATCCTCTATG gcGCATCAAACATGGTAACTGGGGAGACAAAGAGTTTCTTCAGCTTTGCAAAATCT TGGTGGCAGGTGGAGAAGGTGAACCCTATTAAACTGTACGAGGAAAACAAAGTCATAGCAGGATTCTCGCTCCTCAACCTCCTCTTCAAGCAGGGAAGATCCTGTCTGGTGAAATCAGTGATGGACAAACTTTTGTGTCTCTACAACCAAAGAAAGATAAAGCCAGTGGTGGACTCACTGTGGGCTTTGGAGGAG GTTAAAGAGGCCATGCAGAGAATTCATGACAGAGGAAATATTGGAAAACTCATTCTGGATGTCGAGAAGTCGCCTACTCCCTTG ATGGCCAGTGACAGTACTGAGACCAGTGAAGCgggagaggaggaagaggagcctGAGGGAGACAATGACAGCAAAGAGCGCATGCCTTTTATCCATTAG